In Candidatus Moanabacter tarae, the genomic stretch TGAAGCCTCCCCGAAAGTCTATTGGCAGGAAACTCTGGATTTTGGTTTATTTTTAAAAGGTTTGGATGATAACTATTTGATCCCTCTAAATCAATCCTGAGTAAATTCAAGTAATGGAACAACTGAATAAAATGAAATGCAAGGCCTGTCGGGATGGTGTTCCAATCATAACAGAGAAGGGATCTCCGTATTAGTGTCACAGGTGCAAAGTTGGAAGATTGTTTAAAGAGAATACATCAGGAGACTTTATCGGGAATTTACTTTTAAGAAGCTTAGCCAGGCTCTAGATTTTACAAATAGGGTAAGTAGGATTTCCGAAAAAGAAGGGCATCACCCAGCGCTTTTGACGGAATGGGGTAAAGTTACTGTGACCTGGTGGACCCATAAAATACGTGGGCTACATCGAAATGATTTTGTAATGGGGCAAAGACAGATAAGTTATACAATCGGGATAGGCAGTGAATTTTATGTTGTTTGTCTTAATTAACTCATGGCAGTTTTAAAACAGAAGTTAATTGTATTTAGATATAAGTAGAATAATATTTTGAGATGGAGATACGTGGGAAAGCAGCTTTAGTAACTGGAGCAGCACGCGGAATTGGAGCCGCCACTGTTATTGAATTGGCCAAAGGAGGCTGTTCTGTAGCAGTAAATTACAGATCGTCGAAGAAGAAGGCGGAGGAAACGGTTAGCATGGCGAAGAGCCTTGGGGTTGATGCATTTTCAATTCAGGCAGATGTAGGGAAAGATTCCGATTGTCGATATTTATTAAAGGCAATCAAAGATCGGTTTGGTCGTCTGGATGTTCTTGTGAATAATGCAGGGACTACAGAATTTATACCTCACAGCGATTTTGAGAGTGTAACTGACGCAACTTGGGATCGAATCATGGGTATAAACTTGAAAGGACCATTCATGTGTGTTCGGGCAGCTCGAGATTTGATGGAAAAATCTGGAAGCGGAGAAATAGTTAATGTAGCTAGCATTGCCGGAATAGGAGGGACGGGGAGTTCTATCCCTTACGCAGCCTCTAAGGCAGCGCTTATGACCCTAACAGTGTCGTTGGCTAGGGTTCTGGGACCTTGCATTAGGGTGAACGCAGTTGCTCCTGGATTTATTAATGGAGAGTGGGCGAAAGAAGGAATGGGTGATCGATTCGAATCTTTTATCGAGGAAAAGGCCAAGGCAGCCCCTTTACAAAAGGTATGCATTCCTGAAGAAGTGGCCGGTGTTATTGTTAGTATTATCACAGGGCCTGAGGTGGTGACTGGGCAGACGATCATATGCGACTGTGGAGTGACGATTGGAACAGATTACTCGCATTCAGGCATCCGTAGGATTTAGGAATCCGGAAGACTTTCCGATGAGATATTGCGATGGGCTGGAGTGATTGATTCAATTTCAAGCTTGCACAAGCATTAGCCAACAAATCTTTTAAATTGGGCATCTGTCTGAGAATAGCTACGAACCGGATACTGAATCTTTTTAATGGCATGCAGTGTGATTTTCGCTTTGAACCCTATTCATTCCGGGAATTTTTGAATCATTCCGATCAGCTTGAATTTCTGAGGCGGGTTGTGTTAAATGATCTGATGGAAATAAAGTTATCATAGAGGCAAGAGGTGAAGGATAAGTGTCAAGCGATTGGGGACAATCGAGTAAGCCGTTCTAACCAAGTGATCGAATTGGTAGGAAACACTCCGCTCTTAGAACTGAGTCGAATAGCGGAAGAGGTTGCTCCTGTCCGTATATTTGCAAAGGCAGAGTGGTTTAATCCGGGCGGATCGGTTAAGGACCGTCCAGCTCTTAATATGATTTTAGAGGCAAAAAAAAATGGTCAGCTAACTCCAGATAAGGTAATTCTTGATGCAACATCAGGGAATACTGGTATAGCCTATGCCATGATAGGAGCAGCCCTGGGTTTGAAAGTTACGTTAGCTGTTCCAGGTAATTTAGGTGATCTGCACCGCAAAATCTTGAAGGGTTATGGGGCTGAGTTGGCTTTTTCTTCGCCAACCGAAGGATCTGATGGAGCTATCCGTTTAGCGCGGAAAATGGCTAAAGAGAGGCCTGATCTTTATTATTATGTTGATCAGTATAACAACCCAGCAAACTGGATGGCTCACTATAATGGAACTGGTTTAGAAATCTTAGAGCAAACGGAAGGAGCGGTAACCCATTATGTAGCAGGATTGGGAACCAGTGGTTCATTTGTTGGTACAGGGAGACGACTAAAAAACGAAAAAAAGGATGTAAGGTTAATTTCCTTCCAACCGGATTCTCCTATGCATGGCCTAGAAGGTTTAAAACACTATCCGACATCTATAATACCTGGTATTTATGATGAAGAATTAGCTGATGAGGAGATTGCTGTAGAAACTGAAGTTGGACAGGAAATGGCGTTACGATTGGCTAGGGAAGAGGGAATTCTGGCTGGCACTTCGGGTGGAGCAGCAGTTGCTTGTGCATTACGGGTTGCCCGCGGTCTTTCCTCTGGTTTGGTAGTAACTCTAATCCCCGATGGGGCATCAAAATATCTTAGACATGCGTTCTGGGAAAATCCAGAACCTTAGAAATGGTTGTTTTGCATTGATTTTTGAAATTGGAAATTAGATGGCATTAGAAGTTTCAGAAGATCAGCTAGATCTGGTAAGGAAAGAGGGAGAAAAGAGCTATCCCAGGGAGTGCTGTGGTTTCCTCCTTGGAAAAATAACGGAAGGAGGGAAATGTGTTCTTAGAGTAAAACCGTCCCAAAATAGCGCTGCAAAACCCAATCAACGCAATAGATATATAATTGATCCTCTTGACTACCTAGAAATCAATAAGGATGCTAGAAGAAGAGGGGAAGAAATTCTTGGGTTCTTTCACTCTCATCCAGACGCAGAGGCAAGGCCATCAGTGTTTGATACGGAACACGCTTGGCCATGGTACTCATACATAATTGTGTCAATTAAAAGTGGAAAGGCGGAAGCACTCACTTCATGGATTCTGAAGGATGATCGATCTGGATTCGATGAAGAAGATATTCTGCACAGTAAATTGGATAATAATGATTGACTCAAATTCTGACACGCATAATGCATGTGATGCAGAATGAGGACTCTTTTAGTCAGGAAGCTAATGTTCCGAGCCAGTGCATCTCGAACCTGTAGGTGTTGTTGCTTTAGTAATATAGTTGGCTGTACGTAGAGGCACTAATAACTAAAGGTTACAAAGAATTTAGGCCCCGGCAGTCCAAAAGGACTCCCGGGGTTTTTTCTGTTAGATAGATCTAAATCAAACGACAAATAAATATGCCAGTTGAAGTACAAATTCCGACGGCTTTGAAGCAGTATGCTGATAATCTAGATAAGATCGAACTGGAGGGATCCACAATAGGAGAGGTTCTTTCGAATCTAGTAGAAAGGTGTCCTGGGTTAAAGGCTCATCTTTTCAATGAACAGGGAATCCTAAGAAATTTCGTTAATGTGTACATAGATGACGAAGACATCAGGAATCTCCAAAAGCAGGATACTGAACTTCGCGGAGGTGAGGTAGTATTGATTGTTCCGGCCGTTGCTGGTGGAACCAGTTTAATAGCTCAGTCCAAAGAGGGCCCCAATGCTGATGAAGTTGAACTTACTGTAGAGGAGATTGAACGCTATAGCAGACACCTTCTCATACCTGAGGTGGCTGTATCAGGCCAGAAACGTTTAAAAAAGGCAAAAGTCCTGTGTATTGGGACCGGGGGACTTGGTTCGCCGCTTGCAATGTATTTAGGGGCAGTGGGAATTGGTCGTATCGGACTAGTTGATTTCGATATTGTTGATAGGACAAATCTGCAACGGCAAATAATCCATGGCACTAAGGATGTTGGACGTTCCAAGTTAGACTCAGCTAAGGAGACTATTGAGGACATCAACCCTCATGTTGAAGTTGTTCTTCACGATACGGCTCTGTCCTCGGATAATGCACTAGATATTATTAGACCCTATGATGTTGTGGTTGACGGGACGGATAACTTTCCGACTCGCTATCTAGTCAACGATGCATGCGTCTTACTTGGTAAGCCAAATGTTTATGGAAGTATTTTTCGATTTGAAGGACAAGCATCTGTATTTTGGGCAAATAAAGGACCATGCTATAGGTGCCTTTATCCTGAGCCGCCTCCTCCGGGACTGGTTCCAAGTTGTGCCGAAGGTGGTGTTCTTGGAATACTACCTGGAATTGTTGGACTTATCCAGGCTACCGAAACGATTAAGTTAGTCATGGGAAAAGGTGATAGTCTTATTGGTCGGGTGCTCCTCTTCAATGCCCTTTCAATGAAGTTTCAGGAAGTCAAACAACGAAAGCAACCTGAGTGTCCGATTTGTGGAGAAAACCCTACTATAGACCACTTGATTGATTACCAACAATTTTGTGGGATTGGTGGGGATGAAGACGGCATATTCCTTGAGCCAGATGAAATCATAACCGCCCCAGATTTAAAATCAAAAATAGATCATAAAAAAGGAAATGGAACTCACATTCTCGATGTGCGTGAGCCTCATGAATTCGAGATTTGTAGGATTCCAGGATCCTCTTTGATTCCCCTTGGAAGTCTTGATTCTCACATTGCCGAACTCGATCGGGATTGGGAAATCGTTGTTCATTGTAGATCTGGAGTTCGGAGTGCTAAGGCTGTTAGATTTCTTCGAGAAGCAGGATTTGGGAATGTGAAAAATTTAGCCGGTGGAATTCTAGCCTGGGCAGATCAAGTAGATTCCTCAGTGCCTAAATATTGAAATAGTCTTTGCTTCGATCAGAGTTAGACACTGTGGGTCGTTCATCCTACTGGATGAGCGATTGACGGCTAATTAGCGTGATGCACGCTTATTTTAGATTGGATTTACCATCCTTATATATACCCATTATCCT encodes the following:
- the fabG_9 gene encoding 3-oxoacyl-[acyl-carrier-protein] reductase FabG, which translates into the protein MEIRGKAALVTGAARGIGAATVIELAKGGCSVAVNYRSSKKKAEETVSMAKSLGVDAFSIQADVGKDSDCRYLLKAIKDRFGRLDVLVNNAGTTEFIPHSDFESVTDATWDRIMGINLKGPFMCVRAARDLMEKSGSGEIVNVASIAGIGGTGSSIPYAASKAALMTLTVSLARVLGPCIRVNAVAPGFINGEWAKEGMGDRFESFIEEKAKAAPLQKVCIPEEVAGVIVSIITGPEVVTGQTIICDCGVTIGTDYSHSGIRRI
- the cysM gene encoding Cysteine synthase B, whose translation is MKDKCQAIGDNRVSRSNQVIELVGNTPLLELSRIAEEVAPVRIFAKAEWFNPGGSVKDRPALNMILEAKKNGQLTPDKVILDATSGNTGIAYAMIGAALGLKVTLAVPGNLGDLHRKILKGYGAELAFSSPTEGSDGAIRLARKMAKERPDLYYYVDQYNNPANWMAHYNGTGLEILEQTEGAVTHYVAGLGTSGSFVGTGRRLKNEKKDVRLISFQPDSPMHGLEGLKHYPTSIIPGIYDEELADEEIAVETEVGQEMALRLAREEGILAGTSGGAAVACALRVARGLSSGLVVTLIPDGASKYLRHAFWENPEP
- the moeZ_2 gene encoding putative adenylyltransferase/sulfurtransferase MoeZ, producing the protein MPVEVQIPTALKQYADNLDKIELEGSTIGEVLSNLVERCPGLKAHLFNEQGILRNFVNVYIDDEDIRNLQKQDTELRGGEVVLIVPAVAGGTSLIAQSKEGPNADEVELTVEEIERYSRHLLIPEVAVSGQKRLKKAKVLCIGTGGLGSPLAMYLGAVGIGRIGLVDFDIVDRTNLQRQIIHGTKDVGRSKLDSAKETIEDINPHVEVVLHDTALSSDNALDIIRPYDVVVDGTDNFPTRYLVNDACVLLGKPNVYGSIFRFEGQASVFWANKGPCYRCLYPEPPPPGLVPSCAEGGVLGILPGIVGLIQATETIKLVMGKGDSLIGRVLLFNALSMKFQEVKQRKQPECPICGENPTIDHLIDYQQFCGIGGDEDGIFLEPDEIITAPDLKSKIDHKKGNGTHILDVREPHEFEICRIPGSSLIPLGSLDSHIAELDRDWEIVVHCRSGVRSAKAVRFLREAGFGNVKNLAGGILAWADQVDSSVPKY